The following DNA comes from Streptomyces sp. NBC_00690.
GAGTGGTGGACCGCGAAGGCGTCCCGGGACTGGCGACCCGGCTCGGCTACTCCACCCGCCAGATCGAACGGCAACTCAACGCCGAACTCGGCGCGGGCCCGCTCGCCCTCGCCCGGGCCCAGCGTGCCCAGACCGCCCGCGTGCTGATCGAGACCACGGCCCTCCCCATGGCCGAGGTCGCCTTCGCCGCCGGATTCGCCTCCATCCGCTCCTTCAACGACACCGTGCGCGAGGTCTTCGCCCTCACCCCGGGAGAGCTGCGCACCCGTGCCAGCCGGCGCACCGGCGATGACCGGGTCTCCCGCACCCCCGGAGTGATCTCCCTACGGCTGCCGTTCCGCGCCCCCCTCAACCCCGAGAACCTCTTCGGGCACCTCGCCGCCACCGCGGTCCCCGGTGTGGAGGAGTGGCGGGACGGTGCCTATCGGCGCACCCTGCGCCTACCGCACGGCCAGGGGATCGTCTCCCTCTCACCCCGCCCCGACCACATCGCCTGCCGGCTCTCCCTCACCGACTCCCGCGATCTGCGGATCGCCATCAGCCGCTGCCGCTGGCTGCTGGACCTCGACGCCGATCCCATCGCCGTCGACGACCAACTGCGTACGGACCCGCTGCTCGCCCCGCTCGTCGACAAGGCCCCTGGACGACGGGTGCCGCGGACCGTCGACGCGGCAGAGTTCGCGGTCCGGGCCGTGCTCGGTCAGCAGGTGTCCACCGCAGCGGCCCGCACCCATGCGGCCCGGCTGGTCACCGCCCACGGCGAGCCGATCGAGGACCCCGAAGGCGGACTGACCCATCTCTTCCCGACTCCTGCGGCCCTGGCCGGCCTCGACCCCGAAGCCCTGGCGCTGCCCCGGAGCCGGCGCACCACGCTGACCACCCTCGTCGGCGCCCTGGCCGACGGCTCGCTCCGACTGGGCCTCGACAGCGACTGGGACGAGGCCCGGGCGAGACTGTTCGCACTGCCGGGCTTCGGCCCCTGGACGGTCGAAGTGATCGCCATGCGCGCCCTCGGTGATCCGGATGCCTTCCTCCCCGGCGACCTCGGCATGCGTCGAGCAGCAGCCGACCTCGGCCTGCCCGCCACCCCGGCCGCCCTCACCGCCCATGCGGCGGCCTGGCGGCCCTGGCGGGCGTACGCCGTCCAGTACCTCTGGGCCACCGACGACCACCCCATCAACCACCTCCCGGCATGAGGCGTGAGACCGCACGACCTGGGGAGACGGAACGACCGCGGAAGACGAGGAAAGCACCATGACCAGAGCGCACACGACCATCGAAAGCCCCTACGGTCCGCTGACC
Coding sequences within:
- a CDS encoding AlkA N-terminal domain-containing protein, which codes for MHTDTERCVRAVQSKDARFDGWFFTAVLTTRIYCRPSCPAVPPKVQNMTFYPSAAACQQAGFRACKRCRPDTSPGSPEWNARADTVARAMRLIGDGVVDREGVPGLATRLGYSTRQIERQLNAELGAGPLALARAQRAQTARVLIETTALPMAEVAFAAGFASIRSFNDTVREVFALTPGELRTRASRRTGDDRVSRTPGVISLRLPFRAPLNPENLFGHLAATAVPGVEEWRDGAYRRTLRLPHGQGIVSLSPRPDHIACRLSLTDSRDLRIAISRCRWLLDLDADPIAVDDQLRTDPLLAPLVDKAPGRRVPRTVDAAEFAVRAVLGQQVSTAAARTHAARLVTAHGEPIEDPEGGLTHLFPTPAALAGLDPEALALPRSRRTTLTTLVGALADGSLRLGLDSDWDEARARLFALPGFGPWTVEVIAMRALGDPDAFLPGDLGMRRAAADLGLPATPAALTAHAAAWRPWRAYAVQYLWATDDHPINHLPA